The following proteins are encoded in a genomic region of Rhizobium sp. ZPR4:
- a CDS encoding GGDEF domain-containing protein, with translation MINELDMPTVLFLQKTSYIAGAVTLGYLKYSANESRGIGLLASSFVILAAASTLAGYAETHPAFYAPLSLINLVCAVLGYSLLGSSFVVISDPDRKVMPAFALLPGLLTLLAGALTAFHLNNTYRAAAFNFLACVMLAGAAIVIFRDSFREPLPIRKFVAAILLACSLLSLIMALEFSFHSFVLFDVASGFLLMILSKFVLALSIVIFISERQQVKLRQTAERDGLTGLYNRRFFNENVSGRLRDGDALLYLDIDHFKHLNDRWGHAAGDDVLVAVSRTIEAVLPASAIFARQGGEEFIVFLPLKAGYPLVQAERIREAVQRTRFPDLGADVVVTTSIGISKVSRECRSLSELCREADRALYLAKAAGRNRVCDASSDFVAEGYVRSA, from the coding sequence ATGATCAATGAATTAGATATGCCAACGGTGCTCTTTCTTCAAAAGACATCCTATATCGCTGGTGCGGTGACTTTGGGTTATTTGAAGTACAGCGCAAATGAAAGCCGCGGCATCGGTTTGCTTGCCTCAAGTTTCGTAATTCTCGCGGCGGCATCAACATTGGCCGGATATGCCGAAACCCACCCGGCATTCTATGCGCCTCTCAGCCTTATCAATCTCGTTTGCGCCGTGCTTGGATATTCGTTGCTCGGCTCATCTTTCGTGGTGATCAGCGATCCCGACAGAAAGGTGATGCCGGCTTTTGCATTGCTGCCCGGACTGCTGACCTTGCTCGCCGGAGCTCTCACGGCATTTCATTTGAACAATACATATCGGGCAGCGGCATTCAATTTCCTCGCCTGCGTGATGCTTGCCGGTGCGGCGATCGTCATCTTCAGGGACTCGTTTCGCGAACCGTTGCCGATCAGAAAATTCGTTGCCGCAATATTATTGGCCTGCAGCCTGTTATCGCTGATAATGGCCCTCGAGTTTTCGTTCCATTCTTTCGTCCTTTTCGATGTGGCGAGCGGCTTCCTGCTGATGATCCTTTCCAAGTTCGTGCTGGCATTGTCGATTGTCATCTTCATAAGCGAGCGCCAACAGGTAAAACTCAGACAAACAGCCGAGCGGGATGGCTTAACGGGTCTCTATAATCGCCGCTTCTTCAATGAGAACGTGTCCGGACGGCTTCGGGATGGAGATGCTCTTCTTTATCTCGATATCGATCACTTCAAGCATCTCAACGATCGTTGGGGTCATGCGGCGGGAGATGACGTTCTTGTTGCCGTCTCGCGAACGATAGAGGCGGTCCTGCCGGCTTCCGCCATTTTTGCACGGCAGGGCGGCGAGGAGTTCATAGTCTTTCTTCCCTTGAAAGCAGGATATCCGCTTGTTCAGGCCGAGCGCATTCGGGAAGCTGTTCAGCGAACCAGATTTCCGGATCTCGGGGCCGATGTGGTGGTGACGACAAGCATTGGCATTTCGAAGGTGAGCCGGGAATGCAGGTCGCTTTCCGAGCTTTGCCGCGAAGCGGATCGTGCCCTCTATCTGGCAAAGGCAGCCGGACGAAACCGGGTGTGTGACGCGAGCAGCGACTTTGTCGCTGAAGGTTACGTTCGCTCGGCATGA
- a CDS encoding glutathione S-transferase family protein, producing the protein MMSKPRLFGADYSVYVRICRLALLEKNVDYDLVPVDIFASESASATYLERQPFGKIPSFEHDDFRLYETGAIARYVDDAFPGSALQPAEPRKRARMNQIISIADAYVYPYLVWGMYVELAAKPARGEQPDESRVALSRAKAAICLKALSELLGTGLWLAGDDLTLADLYVAPMLDYFLMLPEGRKTLVEIPNLWEWQQRMGYRESFRKTRAIT; encoded by the coding sequence ATAATGAGCAAGCCGCGGTTGTTCGGTGCAGACTACAGCGTTTACGTGCGGATCTGCCGTCTCGCGCTTCTTGAGAAAAACGTCGATTACGACTTGGTTCCAGTCGATATATTTGCCTCGGAGAGTGCTTCGGCGACCTATCTGGAGAGGCAGCCTTTCGGCAAAATCCCGTCCTTTGAGCATGATGACTTTCGCTTGTATGAGACCGGAGCGATTGCCCGATATGTGGATGACGCTTTTCCGGGAAGCGCCCTTCAACCGGCGGAGCCGAGAAAGCGGGCTCGGATGAACCAGATCATCAGCATAGCTGACGCTTATGTCTATCCGTATCTGGTTTGGGGGATGTATGTTGAGCTTGCAGCCAAGCCGGCGCGAGGTGAGCAGCCCGATGAGAGCCGCGTGGCTCTATCCCGGGCAAAAGCTGCGATATGCTTGAAGGCTCTATCCGAACTCCTTGGCACCGGCCTTTGGCTTGCCGGTGACGATCTCACGCTTGCCGATCTCTATGTCGCGCCAATGCTTGACTACTTCCTTATGCTTCCCGAAGGCAGGAAAACTCTCGTTGAAATACCAAATCTATGGGAGTGGCAGCAGCGAATGGGCTATCGAGAAAGCTTCCGGAAAACGCGGGCCATAACCTAG